In Streptomyces longhuiensis, the following proteins share a genomic window:
- a CDS encoding TetR/AcrR family transcriptional regulator → MSKQDRGARPVGTKGMPRMERERLILDAAAQEFAAKGYARGATAVVASRAGITKPLIYEYFGSRDGLYMACLDRAGSRLVAAVESSQRGPADSGRAERTLVAIFRALESRLEDWELVYDSTLTADSDLYPAASAYRRDLNRMGAVGVAEFLAGSLADDPLDIDLVTHFWYGIVSSSVAWWRHHPEQTAHEMALRFQRIFSALHPRQLQQPDRPA, encoded by the coding sequence ATGAGCAAGCAGGACAGGGGCGCCCGCCCCGTGGGAACCAAGGGCATGCCGCGCATGGAGCGAGAACGCCTGATCCTGGATGCGGCGGCGCAGGAGTTCGCAGCCAAGGGGTACGCACGTGGGGCGACGGCCGTCGTGGCGAGCCGAGCGGGGATCACCAAGCCTCTGATCTACGAGTACTTCGGCTCCAGGGACGGCCTGTACATGGCCTGCCTGGACCGCGCGGGTTCGCGCCTCGTCGCCGCGGTCGAATCGTCACAGCGGGGGCCGGCGGACAGCGGGCGGGCCGAACGCACTCTGGTGGCCATCTTCCGGGCGCTGGAATCGCGCTTGGAGGACTGGGAACTCGTTTACGACTCGACGCTGACCGCGGACAGCGATCTCTACCCCGCTGCCAGTGCCTACCGGCGCGACCTCAACCGCATGGGAGCGGTCGGCGTAGCCGAGTTTCTCGCCGGCTCCCTGGCCGATGATCCGCTCGATATCGACCTCGTCACGCACTTCTGGTACGGGATCGTGAGCTCGTCGGTCGCCTGGTGGCGCCACCATCCCGAGCAGACCGCCCACGAGATGGCCCTTCGGTTCCAGCGAATCTTCTCAGCCCTCCACCCACGACAGTTGCAACAGCCCGACCGTCCTGCGTGA
- a CDS encoding FAD-binding oxidoreductase: MESDELTRKVSELLPGADLTHHPAPPVESFEVGASKVKAPPALASIVSADVRDRLAHSHGQAFRDVVRALLGRLPHVPDLVVRPTSEAEVVQVLDWCSDADVAVIPFGGGSSVVGGVEPRVEGDYSGVVSLDLTAMDRVLEVDHTSRAARVQAGVYGPRLEEQLKPEGYTLRFFPQSFEFSTLGGWLATRAGGHFATLLTHIDDLTESLRVVTPAGVVESRRLPGSGAGPSPDRLFLGSEGALGVITEAWVRLQDQPRWRAGASVGFADYDAGVHAVRALSQSGLHPSNCRLLDPVEAFINAGSPTAVLVLGFESADHPVTAWMERALELCRDHGGTLAEPPRYTDTADQSARSGVADTWRSSFIRMPYQRDALAARGMIVETFETACTWDRFDALRATVNEAAQEAMRQVGATGVVTCRFTHVYPDGPAPYFGIYASGAWGKTGEQWDEIKAAVSQALIDTGSTITHHHAVGRDHRPWYDQQRPALFASALQAGKATLDPTGILNPGVVIDPLRPGGDADVVKRQ, translated from the coding sequence ATGGAATCTGATGAGCTGACCCGGAAAGTCTCGGAACTACTGCCGGGTGCCGACCTGACCCATCATCCGGCCCCGCCGGTCGAGTCGTTCGAAGTGGGCGCGAGCAAGGTGAAGGCGCCGCCGGCTCTGGCGTCCATTGTTTCTGCGGATGTGCGTGACCGCCTGGCGCACAGCCATGGGCAGGCGTTCCGGGATGTGGTGCGTGCGTTGCTGGGACGGTTGCCGCACGTGCCCGACCTTGTCGTGCGTCCGACCTCGGAGGCGGAGGTCGTCCAGGTGCTGGACTGGTGCAGTGACGCCGACGTAGCGGTCATCCCCTTCGGGGGCGGTTCGTCCGTGGTCGGCGGTGTCGAGCCGCGGGTGGAGGGGGACTACTCCGGGGTGGTCAGCCTGGATCTCACTGCGATGGACCGGGTTTTGGAGGTAGACCACACCAGCCGGGCCGCACGCGTTCAGGCCGGGGTGTACGGGCCGCGTCTGGAGGAGCAGTTGAAGCCGGAGGGATACACCCTCCGGTTCTTCCCGCAGTCCTTTGAGTTCTCCACCCTCGGCGGCTGGCTGGCTACCCGAGCGGGCGGTCACTTCGCGACGCTGCTCACCCACATCGACGATCTCACCGAGTCACTGCGGGTAGTTACCCCTGCCGGTGTCGTCGAGTCCCGCCGGCTGCCTGGTTCTGGGGCAGGGCCCTCTCCCGACCGGCTCTTCCTCGGCTCCGAGGGGGCGCTCGGCGTCATCACCGAAGCCTGGGTGCGGCTCCAGGACCAACCCCGGTGGCGGGCCGGGGCGTCGGTCGGGTTCGCGGACTACGACGCGGGTGTGCACGCCGTGCGGGCCCTGTCCCAGTCCGGGCTGCACCCGTCCAACTGCCGTCTGCTGGATCCCGTGGAGGCGTTCATCAACGCAGGCTCCCCGACAGCAGTCCTGGTGCTCGGCTTCGAATCCGCAGATCACCCCGTCACCGCTTGGATGGAACGTGCCTTGGAGCTGTGCCGTGACCACGGTGGCACCCTGGCCGAGCCGCCCCGGTACACCGATACCGCCGACCAGAGCGCACGTAGCGGAGTCGCGGACACCTGGCGCTCATCGTTCATCCGGATGCCCTATCAGCGGGACGCGCTCGCGGCCAGGGGCATGATTGTGGAGACGTTCGAGACCGCGTGCACGTGGGACCGGTTCGATGCTCTTCGTGCGACGGTCAACGAGGCTGCCCAGGAGGCCATGCGGCAGGTCGGGGCGACGGGTGTGGTGACCTGCCGGTTCACCCACGTCTACCCGGACGGCCCGGCACCGTACTTCGGGATCTACGCCAGCGGAGCGTGGGGCAAGACGGGGGAGCAGTGGGACGAGATCAAGGCAGCGGTCTCCCAGGCACTGATCGACACCGGATCCACGATCACACACCACCACGCCGTGGGCCGCGACCATCGGCCGTGGTACGACCAGCAGCGCCCCGCCCTGTTCGCCTCGGCCCTTCAAGCCGGCAAGGCTACGCTCGACCCGACCGGAATCCTCAACCCCGGTGTCGTGATCGACCCCCTGCGCCCAGGTGGCGATGCTGACGTGGTGAAGCGACAGTAG
- a CDS encoding plasmid stabilization protein, with protein sequence MPAGSNAKRERQYEHIKEGAQERGVSEKRAKEIASRTVNKERARAGEAKSSSRTSTRDPKSASQRGGERSHSGSQGPTKDQLYDEAKKKNIEGRSSMNKHQLRKALGH encoded by the coding sequence ATGCCTGCAGGATCGAATGCAAAGCGTGAGCGGCAGTACGAGCACATCAAGGAAGGCGCGCAGGAGCGCGGCGTCTCGGAGAAGCGTGCAAAAGAAATCGCTTCCCGGACAGTCAACAAAGAGCGCGCCCGCGCCGGCGAAGCCAAGTCGTCCAGCAGGACGTCCACTCGGGACCCGAAATCCGCGTCACAGCGTGGCGGCGAACGTTCTCACTCCGGCTCACAGGGGCCGACCAAGGACCAGCTGTACGACGAGGCCAAGAAGAAGAACATCGAGGGCCGTTCATCGATGAACAAGCATCAACTGCGAAAGGCCCTCGGCCACTGA
- a CDS encoding zinc-binding dehydrogenase produces MGVPETMRAVRIAEHGGPEVLELTEVAVPTPQAGEVLVRVRAVALNNTDLWTREGAYGRPGDPGALSGWRGPIDFPRIQGADVAGRVVAVGAAVDESLVGRRVVVDPAIYDSDGPDANPVGLMGSERDGGYAEYVTASAERTHDVTESPLTDDQLAALPTAYGTALGMIERARLQPGETALVSGASGGVGLALLQIARARGARVIAISSGSKVDSVREAGAHEVIDRARDVADEIRATAPEGIDVALDVVAGDLVSEGLPLLREGGRWVIAGALGGYEVTFDVRRLYLHNAQVIGSTMHTPTHFDLLMDLARKAQIQPVVAATFPLDQAAEAQELLARRRHVGKIVMHP; encoded by the coding sequence ATGGGTGTGCCCGAGACCATGCGTGCGGTGCGGATCGCAGAGCACGGAGGGCCGGAGGTTCTTGAGCTGACGGAGGTGGCCGTGCCCACCCCGCAGGCGGGAGAGGTACTGGTCCGGGTCCGCGCGGTAGCGCTGAACAACACCGACCTGTGGACCCGGGAGGGCGCCTACGGCCGCCCGGGAGACCCAGGTGCGCTGTCGGGCTGGCGGGGCCCGATCGACTTTCCGCGCATCCAGGGCGCCGACGTGGCCGGCCGAGTCGTGGCAGTTGGCGCCGCCGTGGACGAGAGTCTTGTCGGTCGCCGAGTGGTCGTCGACCCGGCGATCTACGACAGTGACGGGCCGGATGCGAATCCGGTGGGCCTCATGGGAAGCGAGCGCGACGGCGGTTACGCCGAGTACGTGACAGCGTCGGCCGAGCGCACACATGACGTGACGGAATCTCCGCTCACGGACGATCAACTCGCGGCGTTGCCGACCGCCTACGGCACTGCGCTGGGCATGATCGAGCGAGCCCGCCTACAACCGGGGGAGACCGCGCTGGTCTCGGGAGCGTCCGGCGGTGTCGGCCTTGCGCTGCTCCAGATCGCCCGTGCGCGCGGTGCGAGGGTAATCGCCATCAGCAGCGGATCCAAGGTCGATTCGGTGCGCGAGGCAGGTGCGCACGAAGTGATCGACCGCGCACGTGACGTCGCCGACGAGATCCGCGCGACCGCCCCGGAGGGCATCGACGTCGCACTCGACGTCGTAGCCGGAGACCTGGTGAGCGAGGGACTGCCGCTGCTGCGCGAAGGTGGACGGTGGGTCATCGCCGGTGCACTTGGCGGGTACGAGGTCACCTTTGATGTGCGCCGCCTCTACCTGCACAACGCGCAGGTGATCGGCTCCACGATGCATACACCCACGCACTTCGACCTCCTCATGGACCTGGCCCGCAAGGCCCAGATCCAACCCGTTGTCGCCGCGACGTTCCCACTGGACCAGGCCGCTGAGGCGCAGGAACTCCTCGCTCGAAGGCGCCACGTGGGAAAGATCGTCATGCACCCCTAG
- a CDS encoding TetR/AcrR family transcriptional regulator yields MREAQPMTPAGRRIVAAAEELFYNRGITSVGVDLIAEHSGVTKRTLYNQFGSKDHLVATYLAERDQRWRSLVRATVAACDGPVEAVTAPFDALQTWSEANTRGCAFINALAELPDPSHPAHRVAENQKLWLLNLFKELATAAGCSSPATIAAQLLVLHEGALATQPLPLDTLSGSADLARALVRAGTPLQHQGAPSET; encoded by the coding sequence ATGCGGGAAGCGCAGCCCATGACGCCGGCGGGTCGCCGCATCGTGGCGGCTGCCGAGGAGCTGTTCTACAACCGCGGTATCACATCGGTCGGCGTGGATCTGATCGCCGAGCACTCAGGCGTAACCAAGCGGACGCTGTACAACCAGTTCGGGTCGAAAGACCACCTGGTGGCGACCTACCTCGCGGAACGTGACCAGCGCTGGCGGTCACTGGTCCGTGCGACCGTTGCCGCCTGCGACGGTCCTGTCGAGGCAGTCACGGCACCCTTCGACGCACTACAGACGTGGAGCGAGGCCAACACCCGCGGATGCGCCTTCATCAATGCGCTGGCGGAACTGCCCGACCCATCGCATCCCGCGCACCGCGTCGCCGAGAACCAGAAGCTCTGGTTGCTGAACCTGTTCAAGGAGCTCGCCACCGCGGCAGGCTGCTCGAGCCCCGCCACCATCGCAGCCCAGCTCCTCGTCCTGCATGAGGGTGCTCTCGCCACGCAGCCGCTCCCGCTCGACACCCTTTCGGGCAGCGCCGACCTGGCCCGGGCCCTGGTCCGAGCGGGCACGCCGCTGCAGCACCAAGGGGCGCCGAGCGAAACGTAG
- a CDS encoding winged helix-turn-helix transcriptional regulator, giving the protein MEWLETSTENCPVQLTLDLVGEKWTLLILRDASNGVRRFDEFRRHIGMSEAVLSDRLRKLTEAGILRTVPYQEPGSRSRNEYRLTRKGWDLWPVLVALKQWGETYTGDNAEGPVLDLRHGTCGAPVRVTVECEQGHTALSPSDVTASPGPGARPRS; this is encoded by the coding sequence ATGGAGTGGCTTGAGACGAGCACGGAGAACTGCCCGGTCCAGCTGACGCTCGACCTTGTCGGCGAGAAGTGGACGTTGCTCATCCTGCGCGACGCGAGCAACGGAGTCCGCCGCTTCGACGAGTTCCGCCGCCACATCGGCATGTCGGAAGCCGTCCTCAGCGATCGGCTCCGGAAGCTGACCGAGGCCGGCATCCTGAGGACGGTGCCGTATCAGGAGCCCGGCAGCCGCTCCCGCAACGAGTACCGGCTGACCCGCAAGGGCTGGGACCTGTGGCCCGTCCTGGTGGCGCTGAAGCAGTGGGGCGAGACGTACACCGGGGACAACGCGGAAGGGCCGGTCCTCGACCTGCGGCACGGCACATGCGGAGCCCCTGTGCGGGTGACGGTCGAGTGCGAACAGGGGCACACCGCCTTGTCCCCCTCCGACGTCACCGCCAGTCCCGGCCCGGGAGCGCGGCCACGGTCATGA
- a CDS encoding PaaI family thioesterase has translation MGRTRTYEWEDPAVTAAAVGQSSGLDFLRELQAGRLPGAPVGATVGFELDEVEKGRVVFSLVPGEEHYNPIGSVHGGVFATLLDSAAGCAVQSTLPPGMAYTSLDLTVKFLRRITVDTGTVRAIGTVVSSGRQTALAQAQLVDATDRVLAHATSTCMLFPLSTT, from the coding sequence GTGGGACGAACACGCACGTACGAGTGGGAGGACCCCGCCGTCACGGCAGCGGCAGTGGGGCAGTCCTCCGGCCTCGACTTTCTGCGCGAGCTCCAGGCCGGCAGGCTGCCCGGGGCGCCCGTGGGGGCAACCGTGGGCTTCGAGCTCGACGAGGTGGAGAAGGGGCGCGTGGTGTTCTCGCTCGTGCCGGGGGAGGAGCACTACAACCCGATCGGCAGTGTGCACGGCGGGGTCTTCGCCACTCTGCTCGACTCGGCAGCCGGCTGCGCTGTCCAGTCGACGTTGCCGCCGGGCATGGCGTACACCTCGCTCGACCTGACCGTGAAGTTCCTGCGGCGCATCACGGTGGACACCGGCACCGTCCGCGCCATCGGTACGGTGGTCAGCAGTGGCCGCCAAACTGCCCTCGCGCAAGCCCAGTTGGTGGACGCGACGGACAGAGTGCTCGCCCATGCGACCAGCACCTGCATGCTGTTCCCGCTGTCGACCACGTGA